Genomic segment of Streptosporangium sp. NBC_01755:
CCTACCTGTTGTGAGACGCGGTTCTGCCGGATCGGCATGAGCGAAGCCGATGACCGTCCCCGCGTCCGCTTCGAGAAGACCAGGGCCAGGACGCGTTTGTCTCCAACTCGCTTCCACACTGGCCAAGGGCTCCGAGGACGAGTAGGGCAGAAGGCCCAAACCGGGTGGGGCCTTCGCGCTCGCCGCTTTCGCCTCGCGGGACGGATGCGGGGGGACCTCGGGGCCTGGCCGGGCGGACGTATCTCCCACCTCCGCGTCGCAGAACGGATGCCGGGGATCGCGTCCGCAGCCGGAGCAGGCGGTGCCGTCGGCGATGGCCGGAGGGGAGTGCCGGGTGAGGGCCTCGGAGATCTTTTTCAGCAGCCGGGAGCGCAGCCAGGCCGGGGCGCGGCGGTAGTGGTCGGGCAGCCTGCCGAGCAACTCGGCGGCCATCCGGGACAACTCTTCCGGATTCGCCGCAGGCGTCGGCGCGGCGCCCGGCCCCCTACGGTCCGCAGGCTCGCCTACGGCGAGAAGAGGGGGGTTTTCGCTGATCTTCTCGGGGTTCTGGTCTTCTTGCTTCTCTGGTCTTCTTATACGGGTGGGTTTTCCTACGTTGGGTTTCCCGTCGTAGGCTGCCACCTGCGGTTTCGCGGTGTCCGCACTGGTCGGGGCCAGCAACGGGTTTTCCGGCCTGGGTTTGGCAGCGGTGAGCCGCGGTGACCAGGGGTCGCAGATGATGTAGGTGACGCCGCCGAGCCTGCCGTCGCGGCCCCGTTCGCGTTCGCGCACCAGGTAGCCGTACGCCTCCAGTTCCCCGATGGCGGCCCGGGCCGCGTCCCGGCCGTCCGGGGCGGCGCAGACGATGGTCTTCTCCGAGACCCGGAAGCCGGTCGCGTGCGAGGTCAGCCAGGCCAGCAGGCCGCGCGCCTTCCACGACAGCCGCAGGTCACGGATCCAAAGGTTGGATATCCGGGTGAACCGGTCGGAGGGCGGCTTCGTCGGCTGGATGCTCATCGCCCGCCCTCCGAGACCGAGAAGACGATCGTCTGGCGGGAGCGGATGTTTGATATGGGCGCGGGCGCGCGAGTACAGTCGAGCACAGATCTTTCTCCTGGTTTGGCAGGGTGAATTGATCAAGGCCTTGGGACGGTGTTGGTCGCACCGGCTCGGGGCCGTCTTTCTTTCTCCGGGTGACCGGCTCGCTCACGCCCTTCCGGGCGCCGTGGCACGGCCTGTCGTGCTGGCCCGCCCGCTCACCCGGGTTCGCCGATCCCTCGGCAATCCCCAATGAGCTGGGCCGACGCGCCTTTTTTAGCACACACCACCCTGACGTTTCCGCTGCTCTTGGAACATCTCCGAGTGTTGTATCCGGCACCCGCCGCCCAGCGCTGGGGGAGGGGCATCAGCGACTCGGTACTGTTCAAATCGACACTCACCAGTCAGAACCGACGACGGGTGCCTTCCGGCGTTCGACAGGATGACGGGAAGGAAGCCAGGAGAGCGGGTTCCGGGTCACCTGGCTCGCCGATATCCAGGAGATTTTCACCAACGGCGCCTGTTGCCCGGCTGGCGCCGGGAGGGGTGGGTTGAGATCGACCGGGGCGTTCAACTGTTCTCGGCTGGAGTCCGCCCTTCCACGGGTGGGTGGTGGTCGGTCCACTCGTGCAGGCGGGCCAGGCCGGGGCGGAGGTCGGGGAGGGGCGGGAAGGTCAGGCGGGTGCCCGTGGGGGTGGGCAGGGCGAAGGCGACGGCCTTGCCGGGGGTGGCGGTGGTGTGGATCGTGGTGGCGTAGACGTGGCAGTGGCCGTGTGAGAGCCGGTGGGGCAGCATCGTGGTGTTCGCGCCGCTCATCGCGGCGGCGGCCACCAACGACCTGGCCGGTCGGCGCAGCCTGCTCGGCTCCCGCCCGCTGGTGGCGCTCGGCCAGTGGTCCTACGCCTTCTACCTGGTGCACTTCCTGGTGCTCTTCCCGATCGCCAAGCACGCGTTCGGTCGGCGGTCGCTGTACGATTTCCCGCCGCCCAGCTGGGCGCACCTGCCGTACGCGCTGGCCGGCCTGGCCGTCAGCGTGCTGCTGTCATGGGGGCTGTACCGGCTGTACGAATATCCGATCGAGAAGCGACTGCGGGCCATGCTGCGCCGCGAACCGAAGACCACACCCCCGGCCCCGGGCGCGGAGCCCTCGATGTGAGCCAGGCGCGCCGGATCGATATCCTGCTCGTCGGCGACGACGATCTCTCCCCCCCGAGGTCGTCGCGACCGAGCTCGACAACAACGTGCAGTCGATCCTCGGCTACGTCGTCCGCTGGATCGACCAGGGGTCGGATGCTCGAAGGTGCCCGACATCCACGGCACCGCGCTCATGAAGGACCGCGCGACGCTGCGGATCTCGAGCCAACTGCTGGCGAACTGGCTGGCACACGGCGTGATCTCCGAGGACGAGGTCGACGTCAGCCTGTGCCGCCTCACCGCAGTCGTCGACGCGCAGAACGCCGGGGATGCGGCCTACGAGCCGCTCGCGTTCGACGCCGAGCCCGGGATCGCATTCGTCGCCGCCCGTCGGCTCATCCTCGAGGGCGCCGCCCAGCCGAACGGGTACACCGAGCGATCCTGCACGCGCTGAGGCGGGAGAAGAAGGGGTCGGCCGCGGAGTGAGGCGGCCGGGCAGCTCTCGCCCCGCCGTCGTCCGGCTCGCGACGATCTCTGCAGCGAGAAGACCGGCGTGGACCTCCAGACGCCCTGCACCGCTGAACAGGTCTACTCCCAGCCTCGCCTCGACCTTCCTGATCCGGTGGTAGACGGTCGCACGGTGAAGATACAGGTCTGCCGCGACCTGCTTGACGTTCCCCGCCGTGGTCAGGAACGCCCTGAGAGTCCGGACGAGGTCCTCCGCCGACTCGTCTTCGAGAAGCCATCGCAGGGACGGGCTGATGAAGTGGCGCACGAGGACGTCCGTGGGCACTGCGGCGAGCCCGCGCATGTGCGCGGTTCTCTCCCAGTGGACGACCTGGTGCTTCCAGCCCATGCTCTCGGCCAGGTCCAGGCTCTGCCTGGCCTGCCAGACGGCGACACTCGCGCGATCGGCCACGATCGTGCTGACAGCGACGAGCCATGGGAGGTCGATGCCGTTCCGCCGGGACCGGAAGATCAGGTCAACGGTCTTCGTCGCGAGCAGCCCTGGCAGGGTCGTCTGGACGTCGCGTGGCTGAGGTGCCAGCAGCGCGAAGCTGACGGAGCCGCTGAACGCGATGAGGCACCGGTCGCGCAGATGGCCCTCGGCGAAGCGGTTCGTCACGGCGGTCAGCCGTCGCTGCGCCGCCGATCCCGACGAGTCCGGGTCAAGCGCCGCGGGCATCGAGAGCGCAAGGCAGACGAAGGTCCCGTCGTGCAGCAGCTTTCCGTCGCGGATGGCCCGGCCCAGCAGCGAGTCCAGTCCGTCCAGATCCCCCGAAGCGAAGGCACGGCCGACGTGGTCGTCCGCCCATTCGGGCGATACGAGCAGCCCGGCTGTCTCCAGCGCGCAGACGGTGGCCTCCGCGATCCGTCCCACGCTCTCGATCCGCTCGGGCGACAGCGGCCCTCGCGCGCAGGTGATCCAGAGCAGCAGCGACGGCGCCGAACCGGGCGATCGCACCGGGATCACCAGCGTCAGGGGCATCCCGAGGTCGGCGCTCCCGCCGATGTAGACGGGTTCGGAGATCAGGGCCACGGAGCGCGCGCTCAATCCGAGGTGCCGAGGCGACACCGCCTCGGCGAAGTCCTCGTCCGCGGAGGAGTTCGGCATCGACCGGGCGATCCGGTTCAACTGCACGTCGGTGACCTCGACCGGCACGTCCAGCGATGCGCTGAGAGAATGCACGAGCTCGTGGAGGTGCTGCGTGAGGACGCCGTTCACGCCGCTCCCCTCCGCCCGAGCGCCCTCGGCCCTGTCCCGACCCGCGTCGCCGGCACAGCGGTCAGCTCCCGCCGGTCGCCGGCGGGGTGCCGGACGCCGACCCCGATGATGCAGCCGCGCCGACGGGCAGGGCGGCGCCGACGCGGGTCGACCGCGTCGGCCGGATCGCACCGTCGCGGATGCCCTCCGCCCAATGGCAGGCGACCCGGTGGGCGGCGGTCGTCCCCGGAACCCCGACGGTCCGCAGCTGCGGGCGCTCGGTGTCGCAGCGGGTCTGCTGCTTCCACGGACAACGGGTGCTGAACCGGCATCCGGGCGGCGGGTCCGCCGGGCTGGGCAGATCGCCGCGGAGCAGGATCTGCTCGCGAGAATCCTCGTACCGGGGGTCGGGCTGCGGCACGGCGGAGAGCAGCGCCCGCGTGTAGGGGTGCAGCGGCTCGGCGAACAGCTCCGCAGTGGGCGCCTCCTCCACCATCCCGCCGAGGTACATCACCCCGATCCGGTCGCTCATGTGCCGGATCACGGCGAGGTCGTGCGCGATGATCAGGTAGGTCAGCCCGTATGCGGCCTGGACGTCCTCGAGAAGGTTGATGACCTGCGCCTGGACCGACACGTCCAGGGCACTGACGGGCTCGTCCGCGACGATCAGCTGCGGCTCCACCGAGAGCGCCCGGGCGATGCCGATGCGCTGACGCTGTCCTCCGGAGAACTCGTGCGGGTACTTGCGCAGCGCCGTCCGCGGCAGCCCCACCGAGTCGAGCAGCTCGTCGAGGCGCCCGGAGACATCTCCCTTCGCCAGCCCGTGCGCGGCCATCCCCTCACGGAACATCTGCTCGACGCTCTGCCGGGGGTCCAGGCTCCCCAGCGGATCCTGGAAGACCATCTGCATGTGGCGGCGCCGGCGGCGCAGCGCCTCACCGCGCAGCGACCGCAGGTCGATTCCGTCGAAGCGGATCTCCCCCGAGGTCACGGGGGTCAGCTGGAGCACGGCGCGCCCGAACGTCGACTTGCCGCACCCCGACTCCCCGACCAGGCCGTAGGTCTCCCCACGAATGATCCGCAGGTCGACGCCGTCGACCGCGTGGACGTGGCCGACGGTCCGGTCCATGAGCACCCCTCGGCGGATCGGGAAGTGGACCTTGAGGTCGCGGACGTCGAGGAGGGGCTGCTCCCCGGCGCCCGGTCGGGTCGGAACGGCGACCGTCGTCATGAAGTCGTCTCCTTCGCCACGATGATCGGATCGGACAGCGGGTGGTGGCAGCGCGATCGCCGCTCGCCGTCGGCCGACCAGGCAGGCCCCTCCCGGAAGCAGAGGTCGGTGGCGACGTGACAGCGCGGCGCGAAGGCGCACCCCTGCGACCACGGGATGTTGTCGGCGACGGAACCCGGGATGGGTCGCAGCCGCTCTTCCCCGTCACCCAATGCCGGCACGGATTCCAGCAGCCCTCCGGTGTAAGGATGCCGGGGCGCGTCGAACAGCGAATAGCGGTCCGCCCGCTCGACGATGCGTCCGCCGTAGAGCACGTTGACCGTGTCGCACAGGCCGGCGACCACGCCGAGATCGTGGGTGATCATGATCAACGAGGTGCCCGAGCCGACGACGAGCTCCTTCAGGAGCGCGAGGATCTGGGCCTGGATCGTGACGTCCAGCGCCGTGGTCGGCTCATCCGCGATCAGCAGCCGCGGTTCGCAGGCCAGGGCGATGGCGATCAGCACGCGCTGGCGCATGCCGCCGGAGACCTGGTGCGGGTACTCGCGCATCCGCCGGGCGGGATCGGGGATGCCGACCCGCTCCAGCATCTCCTGCGCCTGCCGCGTCGCCCGGGACCGGCTCATCCGGCGATGGCGCTGGATGACCTCCGCCACCTGCACTCCCAGCGGCACGACGGGGTTCAGCGAGGACAACGGGTCCTGGAAGATCATCGCCACGTCGGCGCCACGGCGATCGCGCAGCTCACGATCGGACAGTGAGAGCAGGTCCACGCCGTCGAAGACCGCCCTGCCGCTGACGCGGGTCCCCCGGCGGGGCAGGAGCCCCATGATGGCGAGCGAGGTCACGGACTTACCGCAGCCGGACTCGCCTACCAGACCGACCACTTCGCCGGGACGGACCTCGAACCCGACCCCGTCCACGGCTGTGAAGGGCTCCTGGCCAGGTCGTGAGAACGTGACCGACAGGTCTTCGACCACCAGCAGCGGATCCGCTCCGAGCCGGGTCTGGTGCGCATGCGCATTCATCTGCATCACCTCCGGGTGCGGGGGTCGAGGGTCTCGCGCAGCGACTCGCCCATGAGCGTGAAGCCCAGGGCGACGACGATGATGCACAGCGCCGGGTAGATCGCGAGATGCGGGAACGAGTTGAAGTACTGCTGCGCGCCGCCCAGCATCTGCCCCCACTCCGGCCGGCCGTCGTCGGGGTTGCCCAGCCCGAGGAAGGACAGGGCGGCGGCGTCGAGGATGGACACGGCCAGGCTCAGGGTCGCCTGTACGATCACCGGCCCGAGCGCGTTGGGGACCATGTGCCGGAAGACGATGGCCCCCGGCTTCACACCCAGCGCCCGCGCGGCCAGCACATGGTCGGTGCCGCGCTGCACCAGCATCGATCCGCGCATGAGCCGGGCGAAGACCGGCACCTGCACGATCGCGATGGTGAGGATCAGGGTCCACTCGTTGGGGTTGGCGAACAGGGCCGCGATCGAGAAGGCCATCAGCAGCGACGGGATCGCCAGCATCACGTCCACCGCCCGCATCACGAGCGTGTCGACCTTGCCGCCGAACACGCCCGCGACGAGACCGAGCGCGATGCCGCCGACGAAACCGCCGAGCGTCGCCATCACCCCGACGATGAGGGTCTGCCGGGCTCCGGCGATCAGTCGGGACAGCAGATCGCGACCGGCGGGATCCCCGCCCAGCGAGAATCCCTCCTGCGGGAGCGGAACGGGGTTCGACTGGGCGCGCACCTGATCGAGCAGCAACGGGGCGGCCGGGTCGTGCGGCGCCAGCACCGGCGCGGTGACCGCGACGAGGACGAACACGAATGTGATCGCCCCGCCGATCAGGAACGCCGGCTGGCGGAGCAGCCGCCTCAGGGTCTGCGCGCCCGGTCGTCCGGTCGCGGCACGGTGGCGCGGAACGGCCGGGGCGGCGGTCATGGCGTCCTCACTCTCGGATCGCACAGCGCATAGGCGATGTCGACGACGATGTTGATGACCAGGTACAGGACGGCGGCGAGCATGATGAGGGCCTGCAGCACCGCGTAGTCGCGCGTGGTGAAGGCCAGCGCCATCGACTGCCCCAGCCCGCGGTAGTTGAAGACGGTCTCGGTGAGCACGGCGCCGGAGAACAGGCCGCCGGCCTGCAACCCGATCACCGTGATCACCGGCAGCAGCGAGTTGCGCAGCACGTGGCGCCCGGCGATCGTCGGGTTCCGCAGGCCCTTGGAGTTCGCCGTGCGGATGAAGTCCTGCTGGAGCGTCTCGGTCACGGACGCCCGGGTCAGCCGGAAGATCACGGCGAAGGGGATGATCGCCAGGGCGATCGTCGGCAGCGTGAGGTAGGTGAGACTCTCGGCGAACGCGGCCCCGCTCCCGGCGAGCAGCGAGTCCAGGAGCGTCAGCCCCGTCGTCGTCGGTATGGAGCCGCTCAGGTCGGCCCGTCCCGACGGCGGCAGCCATCCCGCGCGGACGGCGAAGACGTACTTGAGGATGAACGCGGTGAAGAAGACCGGCACGGCGAGGCCGAGCACGGAGAAGCTGAGGAAGGCGACGTCGAACACGCCGCGCCTCTTCGCCGCCCAGTAGCCGGCGGCGATGCCGAGCACGGCGCCGACGATCAGCGCGCTCAGGGCGAGCTCGATCGTGGCGGGCGCCCGCGTGAGGATCACCTCGGTGACGGGCGCGCCGCGCCAGACGCCCGTCGATACGCCGAGGTCGCCGGTCCAGAACCGCCCCAGGTAGCGCAGGTACTGCGTCCACAGCGGCTCGTCCAGGCCGAGCGACTCGACGAGCTTGGCGCGGTCCTGCGGGCTGGCGTTCTCGCCGAGCAGCGCATCGAGCGGTCCGCCCGGGAGACTGCGCAGCCAGACGAACAGGATCGCCGTGAGGGCGGCGAAGGTCGCGACCGCCTGGAGCGTTCTTTGGAGGATGAACCGGAACATGTCTATCCAATCGGTGCGGAGCGCGCCTGCGCGCGGCCCGCACCCGGGTGGGACTATTTGTCGAGGGTAGCCGTGGCCAGGCGCTCGCCACCGACCGGGCTGGCGACGATGCCGCGCACGCTGCCGTCGAACACCAGCGCGGAGGGGCTACTGGCGATCGGGATCGACGGCAGCCAGTCATTGGCCATCTTTCGGTTGATCTCGAGGTACATGTCGACGCGCTTCTGCGGATCCGGCTCGCGGTCCGCCGCCTTGAGGTCGTCGACGAGCTCCTGGCCGAAGCCGAGCAGACCGGTGTCGAACGCGTTGTCGGTGGCGCCGAACAGGATGCCCAGGAAGTTCTGGGCGCTGTTGTAGTGCCCCGTGGTGCCAAGCAGGTAGACCGGTGCCTGGCCCGCCTCACGACCGCTGAGGTAGCCGCCGGCCCATGACTTCGCGACCGGTTCGATCTGGATGCCGACTGCCTCGAGATCGGCCTTGATCAGATCGAAGAAGCGCTTGGGCTCGGGCATGTACGGGCGAGTGACCTCGGTCGGGTACCACAGCTCGATCTTGAGGTTCGGCACGCCGGCCTCGGCGAGCAGGGCGCGCGCCTTGTCCGGGTTGTACGGGTACCCCTCGACGCCGCTGTCGTAGCCCTCGACGGAACGGGGGACGAACTGCGTCACGGTCTCGGAGCCCTCGGGCAGCAGCGTGTCGACGATCTGCTGCTTGTTGATCGCCCAGGCGATGGCCTGGCGGACACGGAGATCTTTGAGCTCGGGCACGGTGGTCGCGTTCAGGCCGAGGTACATGACGTTGAACGGCGGCCGGGTGACGACCTGGAACCCGCCGTCCTTCAGGCTCTTCCAGTCGCGAGGGGCCGGCAGGTCGTAGGCGTGGATGGTGCCGGCCTCGAGCTCCTGCCGGCGCGCCGTCTCATCCGGGATCGTGCGGAACTCGATGCCCGCGATCTTCGGTGCGTCGCCCCAGTATTTGTCGTTGCGAGCGAGCTTGACCGTGCCGGTCGAGTCGTCGTACGAGACGAAGGTGAACGGGCCGGTTCCGGTCGGGTGCAGGCGGCCGTACTCCGGGAAGGCGAAGCCCTCGCCCTTGGCCTCGACTCCGTTGGCGTTGTACTTCTCCATCGCCGTCGGGCTCGACATGGCGTAGGTGCCGTGCGCGAGGATGGTGGGGAACTTCGAGCTCGAATTGGTCAGGCTCAGCACCACCGTGGACTCGCTCTGCGCCTCGCATCCGGCGTACAGCGAGGGAGTCTTGTCGCCCTCGAAGCCTCCGAAGTCGTTCACCCAGGTGTGGCTGACCGCCGAGGTGCGCGCGATCTTGGGCTGCCGGTACCACCGGTCGAAGTTCGCGCAGACGGCGGCGGCATTGAAGGCTGTGCCGTCATGGAAGCTGACGCCCTCGCGGAGCTGGAACGTCCACTGCTTTCCGCCCTCGTTCTGCTCCCATGAGACCGCCAGGCCGGGTGCGGGGTCGGCCGTGCCCGGCTTGAGGCTGAGCAGTCCTTCGAACATCTGGTTGTTCACCCGGGCGGTCTCGCCGTCCGAGGTGTAGAACGGGTCGAAGAGAGACGGGGCGCCCGCAGCGCCGAACACGAGCACCTTGGAGGTCGATCCGCCGCCGGTGCCCTTGTCGGACGTGTCGCCTCCCCCTGAGCACGAGGTCAGGAGCGTCACGCCGGCGACCGCGATGACCCCGGTCTTCTTGAACTTCATCGTTACTCCTGATCTTGGGTGTGGGTGAGGGGAAGCTGAGCGCCGTAGAACCAGAGGCGGGAGAATCCGCCGTCGGGCAGGGCGCGCACGCGGACCTGCTGCGCGTCGGTGGCGGCCAGCTCGATGGCGGTCGTCGCCCCGGAGGCGATCTCGAAGGTTCCCAGTGCCGCCCAGCCGGACGCGTCGTCCGCCCGCGCCTCGACGGCGATCCGGGCCGCGCAGTTGCCGCGGAACGGCGTGGCGACGACCTCGAGCGTCCGCAGCCGGACGGGCTCCGGCCAGGAGAGCTCGACGAAATGCCGATCGGCGTCGGACCGCCGGGGAGTCTCCCAGCCGTCGTGCGTGTTCCGCGGCATCGCGTGAGAGATCACCGACCACGGGTCCCCGAAGGAGCCTTCCGACGCGCGCACGCGGCATCCGAGCCGGATATCCGAGAGGCGCACGCCCTCCGGCGGGCGGCTGCGGGAGACGTCGACGATGCCGTGCGCGCGGAAGCGGGCGACTCCGCCGTCGGGGATGATGCGCAGCCGGACGAAGGCGGCCGAGCGCCCGGCGTCGGCGACCGGATACTCGTTCACGGAGTTCGGCTGCACCTCGGCGTCGGCGAGGATCTCGTGCCATGGGCCGTCGGCGGCGTCGGAGATGTCGACGCTGATGCGCCGCGGGGCGTTGAAACGGAACCCGGTGGTCTCCAGTTCGACCTGCTCGATCCGGCCCGGATGGGCGGCGCGGATCACGACCCAGTCGTGGTCGGGGTTGTGCCGGCGGCTCTCCCACCCGTCGACATCCGCTCCACGCAGTCCGTAGGTGCCGGGGCGCTGCGGCGGGGTGGAGAGGAGCAGGGCGTCGGCCGCGCCGAAGAACTCGTCCGAGCAGTCCACCACGGATGCCCCGAGCTCACGGGCCAGCAGGTTGAGGGTCATCGTCGGTCTCCTTCGTCGTTCCGTGCCTCGCCGTCCAGATGCGCGACGACATCCGTGCCGCGCGCCCACCACAGGGCGTCCATGCCGCGCAGGGTGCGCAGCGTCTCGCGCAGGTGCGCGAACCGGAACGGCTGGCCGATGAGCCAGGGGTGGAGCCCCAGCACCAGCGTCCGGGTGCGGGGTGCGTCCTCGTCGAGCAGCCGCCGTGCGGATGCGGTGATGTTGTCGGCCCACGTGCGGATCGGCGTGCCGCGCTTGAGGTGGGAGAACACGTCGTCGAGGTGGATGTTCACTGGGATGTCGACGATGTCGCCGCGGGACGTGGCCAGGATGTTCGGCGCCTCGTCGTTGGGCCAGTCGGCAGTCCAGCGGATGCCGAGGTCGGCGAGATCCTCCAGGGTCGTCGTGGACTGCGCGTAGTCCAGGCCGCTCCAGCCGATCGGCCGGATGCCGCTGGCCTCGGCCACGGCGTCGATCGACTCGGAGAGGTGGGCGCGCTGCCCTTGGGCACCCATCCCGTCGTGCAGGATGCCGGCGCCGTCCAGCCCGTGCGCCGCGAACTCCGCACCGGACTCGGCGATGCGCTCCACCAGGCGGGGACGGTGCCGGGCGGAGAAGGCATCGATTGCGACCGTCGGGGCGATCTCCAGCTCGTCGAGGAGGTCGAGGATCCGGAACGCTCCAACTCGCAGCCCGTATTCGTGCTGCGACGTGGTGTGCACGTCCATGATCTGCGGGTACGGGCCGCGCATCGCCACGCTCGAGGGCGGGAGGCCGGGCGCGGAGCCGGGGAGTGCGGGCACGTGGTCGAGATGCATCAGCACGACCACGGCCAGGCGCGCGCCGCTGGGCCAGCCGCGGTTCGGGGCGAGGCGGGATCCGCCTTCGGTCTCGTGCAAAGCTCTCACAAGCCGCATGTCAGCACCATCCGATCTCATCGACGTGGGCGGCGATCTGCTCCGGGGTGGTCCACCAGATGTCGTCGTGCGAGCTCAGCCGCTCGAACATCCGCGCCAGGTGGCCGATCCGGTGCGGGATGCCCATGTAGAGGGGGTGGAGCGCGATCGTCATGACGTACGCGGTGTCGCGTTCGTGGGCCTCGGCGGCGAGCACCTCGTACTGCGACTGGACGATCTCGGCGAAGTAGTCGCTGTCCAGACCGAACATCGGCGACCCGGGGAAGATCAACGCGTCGTTGACCTCGCGGGAGTAGGGCACGCCGATCAGTCCCCCGCCGCTCGGCCCGTCGAGCCGAAACGGCTGGTCGTCGATGAACCAGTCGGTCGTGTAGGTCATCCCCGCCTCGGCCATCAGCCGGTAGGTGGCCGGGGTGGCGCTGAACGACGGTCCCAGCATCCCTCGCATGCGGTAGCCGGTGAGCTCCTGCACGGTGGAGATGGTGTAGTCGTAGAACTCGCGTTCCGAGCTCTCGGACTCGCCGAACAGGAGACGGCTGTTGTAGGTGCCGTGGCTCATGAAGCTCCACCGCCGGTCGACCATCGCCTCCGCGATGTCGGGGTACAGGCGCAGCACCTCGCAGTTGAGCGAGCAGGTCACCTGCACGGGGGAGTCGTCGAGCACCGGCAGCATCCGCCAGAAGCCGACGCGGTTGCCGAAGTCGCGGAACGAGTAGCCGACGATGTCCGGCTTTGCCGGAACGCGGTAGAAGTAGTCTCGGTGCGGGTTCGTCGGCGGAAGGTACTCGTAGTGCTCGATGTTCATCACCACGTTCACGGCGACGCGCTTGCCGTCGGGCAGGGTCAGGCTCTC
This window contains:
- a CDS encoding acyltransferase family protein, with protein sequence MVFAPLIAAAATNDLAGRRSLLGSRPLVALGQWSYAFYLVHFLVLFPIAKHAFGRRSLYDFPPPSWAHLPYALAGLAVSVLLSWGLYRLYEYPIEKRLRAMLRREPKTTPPAPGAEPSM
- a CDS encoding ABC transporter ATP-binding protein translates to MNAHAHQTRLGADPLLVVEDLSVTFSRPGQEPFTAVDGVGFEVRPGEVVGLVGESGCGKSVTSLAIMGLLPRRGTRVSGRAVFDGVDLLSLSDRELRDRRGADVAMIFQDPLSSLNPVVPLGVQVAEVIQRHRRMSRSRATRQAQEMLERVGIPDPARRMREYPHQVSGGMRQRVLIAIALACEPRLLIADEPTTALDVTIQAQILALLKELVVGSGTSLIMITHDLGVVAGLCDTVNVLYGGRIVERADRYSLFDAPRHPYTGGLLESVPALGDGEERLRPIPGSVADNIPWSQGCAFAPRCHVATDLCFREGPAWSADGERRSRCHHPLSDPIIVAKETTS
- a CDS encoding polysaccharide deacetylase family protein → MDEFLSYRPLDRRESLTLPDGKRVAVNVVMNIEHYEYLPPTNPHRDYFYRVPAKPDIVGYSFRDFGNRVGFWRMLPVLDDSPVQVTCSLNCEVLRLYPDIAEAMVDRRWSFMSHGTYNSRLLFGESESSEREFYDYTISTVQELTGYRMRGMLGPSFSATPATYRLMAEAGMTYTTDWFIDDQPFRLDGPSGGGLIGVPYSREVNDALIFPGSPMFGLDSDYFAEIVQSQYEVLAAEAHERDTAYVMTIALHPLYMGIPHRIGHLARMFERLSSHDDIWWTTPEQIAAHVDEIGWC
- a CDS encoding ABC transporter ATP-binding protein, with the translated sequence MTTVAVPTRPGAGEQPLLDVRDLKVHFPIRRGVLMDRTVGHVHAVDGVDLRIIRGETYGLVGESGCGKSTFGRAVLQLTPVTSGEIRFDGIDLRSLRGEALRRRRRHMQMVFQDPLGSLDPRQSVEQMFREGMAAHGLAKGDVSGRLDELLDSVGLPRTALRKYPHEFSGGQRQRIGIARALSVEPQLIVADEPVSALDVSVQAQVINLLEDVQAAYGLTYLIIAHDLAVIRHMSDRIGVMYLGGMVEEAPTAELFAEPLHPYTRALLSAVPQPDPRYEDSREQILLRGDLPSPADPPPGCRFSTRCPWKQQTRCDTERPQLRTVGVPGTTAAHRVACHWAEGIRDGAIRPTRSTRVGAALPVGAAASSGSASGTPPATGGS
- a CDS encoding ABC transporter permease, with the protein product MRSESEDAMTAAPAVPRHRAATGRPGAQTLRRLLRQPAFLIGGAITFVFVLVAVTAPVLAPHDPAAPLLLDQVRAQSNPVPLPQEGFSLGGDPAGRDLLSRLIAGARQTLIVGVMATLGGFVGGIALGLVAGVFGGKVDTLVMRAVDVMLAIPSLLMAFSIAALFANPNEWTLILTIAIVQVPVFARLMRGSMLVQRGTDHVLAARALGVKPGAIVFRHMVPNALGPVIVQATLSLAVSILDAAALSFLGLGNPDDGRPEWGQMLGGAQQYFNSFPHLAIYPALCIIVVALGFTLMGESLRETLDPRTRR
- a CDS encoding ABC transporter permease; this encodes MFRFILQRTLQAVATFAALTAILFVWLRSLPGGPLDALLGENASPQDRAKLVESLGLDEPLWTQYLRYLGRFWTGDLGVSTGVWRGAPVTEVILTRAPATIELALSALIVGAVLGIAAGYWAAKRRGVFDVAFLSFSVLGLAVPVFFTAFILKYVFAVRAGWLPPSGRADLSGSIPTTTGLTLLDSLLAGSGAAFAESLTYLTLPTIALAIIPFAVIFRLTRASVTETLQQDFIRTANSKGLRNPTIAGRHVLRNSLLPVITVIGLQAGGLFSGAVLTETVFNYRGLGQSMALAFTTRDYAVLQALIMLAAVLYLVINIVVDIAYALCDPRVRTP
- a CDS encoding ABC transporter substrate-binding protein; amino-acid sequence: MKFKKTGVIAVAGVTLLTSCSGGGDTSDKGTGGGSTSKVLVFGAAGAPSLFDPFYTSDGETARVNNQMFEGLLSLKPGTADPAPGLAVSWEQNEGGKQWTFQLREGVSFHDGTAFNAAAVCANFDRWYRQPKIARTSAVSHTWVNDFGGFEGDKTPSLYAGCEAQSESTVVLSLTNSSSKFPTILAHGTYAMSSPTAMEKYNANGVEAKGEGFAFPEYGRLHPTGTGPFTFVSYDDSTGTVKLARNDKYWGDAPKIAGIEFRTIPDETARRQELEAGTIHAYDLPAPRDWKSLKDGGFQVVTRPPFNVMYLGLNATTVPELKDLRVRQAIAWAINKQQIVDTLLPEGSETVTQFVPRSVEGYDSGVEGYPYNPDKARALLAEAGVPNLKIELWYPTEVTRPYMPEPKRFFDLIKADLEAVGIQIEPVAKSWAGGYLSGREAGQAPVYLLGTTGHYNSAQNFLGILFGATDNAFDTGLLGFGQELVDDLKAADREPDPQKRVDMYLEINRKMANDWLPSIPIASSPSALVFDGSVRGIVASPVGGERLATATLDK